In Toxotes jaculatrix isolate fToxJac2 chromosome 12, fToxJac2.pri, whole genome shotgun sequence, the following are encoded in one genomic region:
- the LOC121191184 gene encoding olfactory receptor 52K1-like has product MGNTTALTFTMTAYAVMENYKRWMFILFLLLYLIIIFLNVLLIAVIHQNKELHQPMNLFTCALSINEIYGSTALLPTVMAMLLTETHEIDIKWCMAQVYFLHTYGCAEFTILAVMGYDRYVAICSPLHYHIIMSNSKVCKLVAIAVIYPIVVFGSFYSLTLQLNFCGTVIPKLYCVNMELVKNSCFAASYISIVGLVLLLFLVVPQVLMIVFSYAQISRVCRKLSRESQRNALKTCIPHLLSLVNYTIGSLFEIIQTRFNMNHVAAEVRIFLSLYFIILTPIANPVLYGLGTQIIRVHILKLFIRYKILPTLLTKAVTAA; this is encoded by the coding sequence ATGGGCAATACAACAGCACTAACATTCACAATGACTGCATATGCTGTCATGGAAAACTACAAGCGCTGGATGTTTATCCTATTCCTCCTGCTTTAtctcattattatttttctgaatGTACTGCTCATTGCTGTCAtacaccaaaacaaagagctgcatCAACCAATGAATTTGTTCACGTGTGCATTATCCATCAATGAAATTTATGGGAGTACTGCATTGCTGCCCACAGTTATGGCTATGCTCTTGACTGAGACACATGAAATAGATATTAAGTGGTGTATGGCTCAAGTCTATTTCCTACACACATATGGATGTGCTGAATTTACCATTTTAGCCGTTATGGGATACGACAGATATGTTGCCATCTGTAGCCCATTACATTACCACATCATCATGTCTAATTCAAAGGTCTGCAAACTTGTTGCAATAGCTGTTATTTATCCTATTGTTGTGTTTGGAAGTTTTTACTCACTAACCTTACAGCTGAACTTCTGTGGAACAGTCATACCAAAATTATACTGTGTGAACATGGAACTAGTCAAAAATTCATGTTTCGCTGCATCATACATAAGTATTGTGGGACttgttctgcttctgtttcttgttGTGCCTCAGGTACTGAtgattgttttttcttatgCACAAATTTCAAGAGTATGCAGGAAATTATCGAGAGAATCTCAACGCAATGCTCTTAAAACTTGTATCCCACATTTATTATCGTTGGTAAACTACACCATCGGCTCCTTATTTGAAATTATCCAAACCAGATTTAACATGAATCATGTAGCTGCTGAGGTACGGATCTTCCTGTCTTTATACTTTATTATCCTTACACCAATTGCCAACCCGGTGCTGTATGGACTCGGTACACAAATAATTAGAGTTCATATACTGAAGCTGTTTATTAGATATAAGATCCTGCCGACACTGTTAACAAAGGCAGTGACAGCAGCTTAG
- the rnf167 gene encoding E3 ubiquitin-protein ligase RNF167 yields MVHLGVWRMGARSNVPVLVFCCILVASPTHAYIYAHYSNMTSMLFEDLPALFGSPLPKDGLMGVLVVSRPLNGCTAIDPPPPLPPSFDANTTKSIVLIRRYDCNFDIKVLHAQRAGYSAAIVHNMYSDTLLNMNYSNDTIAEEIEIPSVFTSYYASQILRNFIIPEQGAYVILKPEFAFPLSYYLIPFTGVVGMILLVMCVILIIRCVRYRKRLRKNRLSKEQLKRIPTHKFSKGDDYDLCAICLDEYEEGDKLRVLPCSHAYHCKCVDPWLTQTKKTCPVCKQRVTRNNPEHSESESEEETGGRGEEEGTEGEADSERTPLLRPSNPGSPLGSPGVYSATTTTTTAQCLASPAHYDSPILGYAGCDSPQEDTDSESDDTGDERHHTDDDTAQLICKDRVEI; encoded by the exons ATGGTGCACCTTGGTGTGTGGCGCATGGGAGCTCGCTCAAATGTCCCTGTACTGGTTTTCTGCTGCATACTGGTGGCCTCACCCACACATGCCTATATCTATGCT CATTATAGCAATATGACCTCCATGTTGTTTGAGGACCTACCTGCCTTGTTTGGATCTCCACTTCCTAAGGATGGGCTGATG GGAGTTTTGGTGGTGTCCCGTCCACTTAATGGCTGCACAGCAATagatcctcctcctccgttGCCACCTTCTTTTGATGCCAACACCACCAAATCCATTGTCCTTATCAGACGCTATGACTGCAATTTTGACATAAAG GTCTTGCATGCACAGAGAGCTGGATATAGTGCTGCAATCGTTCACAACATGTATTCGGACACTCTGCTCAATATGAACTACAGCAATG ACACAATTGCAGAGGAGATTGAGATCCCTTCAGTCTTCACCAGCTACTATGCCTCGCAAATTCTCAGGAATTTCATAATTCCAGAACAAGG AGCCTATGTGATCCTCAAGCCAGAGTTTGCTTTTCCACTCTCATACTACCTTATTCCTTTCACTGGAGTAGTTGGCATGATCCTCCTTGTGATGTGCGTTATCTTG ATTATACGATGTGTGCGGTACAGAAAAAGACTGAGGAAAAATCGTTTGTCCAAGGAACAGCTGAAGCGGATTCCAACCCACAAATTCAGTAAAG GGGACGACTATGATCTGTGTGCAATATGTTTGGATGAGTATGAAGAAGGAGACAAGCTGCGAGTTTTACCTTGTTCTCATG CCTACCACTGCAAATGTGTAGACCCGTGGCTCACACAGACCAAGAAGACATGTCCTGTGTGCAAACAGCGTGTCACTCGAAACAACCCGGAGCACTCCgagtctgagtctgaggaggaaactggagggcgtggggaggaggaaggaacaGAGGGTGAAGCAGACTCGGAGCGCACTCCCCTGCTTCGGCCCTCCAACCCGGGCTCCCCCTTGGGGAGCCCAGGAGTCTATtcagccaccaccaccaccactacagCCCAGTGCCTCGCCTCCCCAGCACACTACGACTCTCCCATCCTGGGTTATGCAGGCTGTGACTCCCCCCAGGAGGACACAGACTCAGAAAGTGATGACACAGGAGACGAAAGGCATCACACTGATGATGACACTGCTCAGCTCATTTGTAAGGATAGAGTGGAGATCTAA